GGCCAAGAAGGCACGCGACGGCAAGCTGACGCCGGCCGAGATGTCGGGCGCCTGCTTCACGATCTCCAGCCTGGGTGGCATTGGCGGGCGCTACTTCACGCCCATCATCAATGCGCCCGAGGTGGCGATCCTGGGGGTGTGCAAGTCGACGATGGAGCCCATCTGGGATGGCAAGGCCTTCCAGCCGCGACTGATGCTGCCACTGAGCCTGACCTGGGATCACCGCGTGATCGACGGTGCCGCGGCCGCGCGCTTCAACGTCTACCTCGGCCAGATCCTGGGCGACTTCCGCCGGGTTCTGTTGTGACGACGG
The Chloroflexi bacterium ADurb.Bin180 DNA segment above includes these coding regions:
- the aceF gene encoding Dihydrolipoyllysine-residue acetyltransferase component of pyruvate dehydrogenase complex; protein product: MSGACFTISSLGGIGGRYFTPIINAPEVAILGVCKSTMEPIWDGKAFQPRLMLPLSLTWDHRVIDGAAAARFNVYLGQILGDFRRVLL